The following coding sequences are from one Nilaparvata lugens isolate BPH chromosome 6, ASM1435652v1, whole genome shotgun sequence window:
- the LOC120352004 gene encoding uncharacterized protein K02A2.6-like: protein MISNKQQGKRKLRFLEKEDEETIFVPSKVPCDDEDDPLLAQTVQSISSTTITSDIIKQETDADPELSALKANLLTGTVQNPEFCLQHGILFQRVRVVIPKKLQPRVLQDLHDTHTGVVEMKALARRHCYWKNIDKDIEAAVKSCRSCCEFKADPKEAPLHVWDIPESNWQCVHMDYAGPYKGNYYLILVDAKSKWPEIAVTATPPTTNSTIRMLREIFSHNGLPEILVSDNATLFTANDFQAFCKRNGIQQRFIAPDHPATNGLAECYVQTFKKKLKTMTSDEGTHHEKFHAALFRLRVTPLESGKTPAELFMGRPLQTHLDKPTIPDINLAVQPPPELVCHLPLGARVRACNYTTSGKWRYRTIVECLGRLHYLVELDEGYTIKRHIDQLQLCEIPLTKNALDQSSPIVTLKIPDFRPRQQLYSNQQDVPVSGQEYHQPTDMNTDLTQHALQPPQNADMQQRAPMSTTGVVEQQVDPSSRAQDQPRRSNQERRPVNKLNL from the exons ATGATTTCCAACAAGCAACAGGGGAAGAGAAAGCTGCGCTTTctggagaaggaggatgaggaaacCATTTTTGTACCCtcaaag GTTCCatgtgatgatgaagatgatccACTTCTGGCACAAACTGTTCAGTCCATTTCATCTACTACTATTACATCTGACATCATCAAGCAAGAGACTGATGCTGATCCTGAACTCTCTGCTCTTAAGGCAAATCTACTTACCGGCACGGTACAGAACCCAGAATTTTGCCTTCAGCATGGAATTCTTTTCCAGAGGGTGAGAGTGGTTATTCCAAAGAAGCTCCAGCCTCGGGTACTACAGGATCTTCATGACACTCACACAGGGGTTGTAGAGATGAAGGCATTGGCCCGCAGACACtgctattggaaaaatattgacaAAGACATCGAGGCAGCAGTGAAAAGCTGCAGGAGCTGTTGCGAATTCAAAGCAGATCCAAAGGAGGCACCTCTACATGTGTGGGATATACCAGAGTCCAATTGGCAATGTGTCCACATGGACTATGCAGGCCCATACAAAGGTAACTATTACCTCATCCTAGTTGATGCCAAGTCAAAGTGGCCTGAAATTGCAGTGACAGCTACTCCACCAACCACAAATTCAACCATTAGGATGTTAAGGGAAATATTCTCCCACAATGGACTTCCAGAGATCCTGGTAAGTGACAATGCCACACTTTTCACTGCCAATGACTTTCAAGCATTTTGCAAACGAAATGGAATACAACAAAGATTTATTGCCCCAGACCACCCAGCAACAAATGGATTGGCTGAATGCTACGTCCAGACTTTCAAGAAGAAACTTAAGACAATGACATCTGACGAAGGCACTCATCATGAGAAGTTCCATGCAGCTCTGTTCAGACTGCGTGTTACACCATTGGAGTCAGGAAAAACACCAGCAGAACTCTTCATGGGTCGTCCACTACAAACACATCTAGACAAACCCACTATCCCTGACATCAACCTAGCAGTCCAACCACCACCTGAACTAGTCTGTCATTTGCCCTTAGGAGCCAGGGTGCGGGCTTGTAACTACACCACATCAGGCAAGTGGCGGTACAGAACCATTGTAGAATGTCTTGGTAGGCTCCACTACCTTGTAGAACTGGATGAAGGATACACAATCAAGAGACACATCGATCAACTTCAACTATGTGAAATTCCTCTCACCAAGAATGCACTTGACCAGTCTTCTCCAATTGTTACCTTGAAGATACCTGACTTCAGACCAAGACAACAATTGTACAGCAACCAACAAGATGTTCCAGTGTCTGGTCAAGAATATCACCAACCAACTGACATGAACACGGATTTGACACAACATGCCTTGCAACCACCTCAAAATGCAGACATGCAACAGAGAGCACCCATGTCAACAACTGGAGTTGTTGAGCAACAGGTTGATCCCAGTTCCAGAGCCCAGGACCAGCCTAGGCGTTCCAACCAAGAGCGAAGACcagtcaataaattgaatttgtaa